In Paenibacillus sp. FSL M7-0420, a single genomic region encodes these proteins:
- a CDS encoding RNA polymerase sigma factor encodes MEPRDLEKVLQPKLAEIRRYLIRLGAGASDAEDIVQDTVYKALLYLEAIDERKFSAWLYKVAINRYFDLCRRKKKFQYSEEVEVHPAPEHELPEAVLLRRERKEKIEEVLAGMIPANRQLILLKYEMELSYKEISAMLGITEGTVKATLYRARQQFQQLYGGEGE; translated from the coding sequence ATGGAGCCAAGAGACTTGGAGAAGGTGCTCCAACCCAAACTGGCGGAGATCCGCCGCTACTTGATCCGCCTCGGTGCCGGGGCCTCAGATGCAGAGGATATTGTGCAGGACACTGTGTACAAGGCGCTGCTGTATCTGGAAGCGATCGATGAGCGCAAATTCAGCGCCTGGTTATACAAGGTTGCAATCAACCGGTATTTTGACCTGTGCCGCAGGAAGAAGAAGTTTCAATACAGCGAGGAAGTGGAGGTTCATCCTGCGCCTGAGCATGAGCTCCCGGAAGCGGTGCTGCTGCGGCGGGAGCGCAAGGAGAAGATTGAAGAGGTGCTGGCCGGTATGATTCCAGCCAACAGGCAGCTGATACTGCTGAAATATGAAATGGAGCTGTCCTACAAGGAAATTTCCGCCATGCTTGGCATCACGGAAGGAACAGTGAAGGCTACGCTCTACCGGGCGCGGCAGCAATTTCAACAATTATACGGAGGTGAGGGCGAATGA
- a CDS encoding anti sigma factor C-terminal domain-containing protein translates to MTAPWEEAEDQNIMTTLKKTKRKSMIRSILISLGVSVLTLLIVFYGAAQLVGHLSMNAHYSEQQYMRISSPNEFDSGYKDNRGFLSGVLEMNTYKIVDDVPIPWKTRWLNYNPWWFPFTTGAYGGANNLNVEDLRMKQEGYEYYRNYNSDNGQREMAFYIPGVDYNGKIINDLSELDRMNGDKRVELAVSFDKDYSFEEAKSILPAGAKQVWYWVDTYDDREGFGFKPFPNENDPAKMNYPTPMSANYGVYGFGIQPEWNQAKPEDFIGAVQIGVDKKDNHHSEYQRIFNYLKKDKAAPEAGDIRILGVVVTGTADGLKSLKGQTYVRGAVLGAVVDKY, encoded by the coding sequence ATGACTGCCCCATGGGAAGAAGCAGAAGACCAGAATATTATGACCACCCTGAAAAAAACCAAACGGAAGAGTATGATCCGCAGTATCCTGATTTCACTCGGAGTCAGTGTACTTACGTTGTTGATCGTATTCTATGGAGCAGCGCAGCTTGTAGGTCATCTATCCATGAATGCCCACTATAGCGAGCAGCAGTATATGAGGATCAGCAGTCCCAATGAATTCGATTCCGGCTACAAGGATAACCGCGGCTTTTTGTCAGGCGTCCTGGAAATGAATACCTACAAGATTGTCGATGACGTACCAATCCCCTGGAAAACCAGATGGCTCAATTACAATCCTTGGTGGTTCCCCTTCACAACGGGCGCATACGGAGGGGCAAATAACCTGAACGTAGAAGATTTGCGTATGAAGCAGGAGGGGTACGAGTATTACCGGAATTACAATTCCGACAATGGACAAAGAGAAATGGCCTTCTATATCCCGGGAGTCGATTACAACGGAAAAATTATCAATGATCTCTCCGAGCTGGACCGGATGAACGGAGATAAGCGGGTGGAGCTGGCGGTATCTTTTGACAAGGACTACTCGTTTGAAGAAGCGAAGAGCATTCTGCCCGCTGGGGCAAAACAGGTCTGGTACTGGGTCGATACGTATGATGACCGCGAGGGGTTCGGCTTTAAGCCGTTTCCTAATGAGAACGATCCCGCTAAAATGAACTATCCGACCCCGATGAGTGCGAATTACGGAGTCTACGGTTTCGGCATCCAGCCGGAGTGGAATCAGGCGAAGCCCGAGGATTTCATCGGCGCAGTACAGATTGGGGTAGACAAGAAGGACAATCACCACAGTGAGTATCAGCGCATCTTCAATTATTTGAAAAAGGACAAGGCGGCGCCGGAAGCCGGTGATATCCGGATATTGGGCGTAGTTGTGACCGGGACGGCGGACGGGTTAAAGAGCCTGAAAGGTCAGACCTACGTGCGCGGAGCAGTACTGGGAGCAGTGGTGGACAAATATTAA